One Kaistella polysaccharea DNA segment encodes these proteins:
- a CDS encoding class I SAM-dependent methyltransferase, translating to MKNILNKEVQKYINANLTTDLHSLLLKKSPFPEVTMQQIVQQIKGKKVAQKKFPFLMKEGIIFPPNLNLEQASSETTAKFKGQNLQGKTFLDLTSGFGIDAYFLSQNFAEITLVEQNFELLEIVKHNWKILGRHANFINDNLEHFLAENREKFDLVYLDPARRDVQKNKKFLLEDLSPDILEIKDRLAKISGKILIKLSPLIDITYLISSVENISEIQIIAVRNEVKELLILIEPGKNLNSPKIICTNLESDDPTFTFYYDEEKSTTSNFSEPSSFLFIPNNSILKSGAFNTLSEKFELQKLAPNTHLYTSTSRKENFPGRILEVVITDSKQIKKGEKYNIISKNHPLTPDEIKNKYKILDGGNRYLIFTQTLKNKIILRSL from the coding sequence GTGAAAAATATTCTTAATAAAGAAGTTCAAAAATACATCAATGCAAATCTCACCACAGATTTGCATTCTTTATTGTTGAAAAAATCTCCCTTTCCAGAAGTCACTATGCAACAAATTGTACAACAGATCAAAGGAAAAAAAGTAGCACAAAAAAAATTTCCCTTTTTAATGAAAGAAGGGATTATTTTTCCGCCAAATCTGAATTTGGAACAGGCTTCTTCAGAAACCACAGCAAAATTTAAAGGTCAAAATTTGCAGGGAAAAACCTTTCTAGATTTAACGTCAGGTTTTGGAATTGATGCTTATTTTCTGTCTCAAAATTTTGCAGAAATTACTTTGGTTGAACAGAATTTCGAACTGTTAGAAATTGTGAAACATAACTGGAAAATTTTAGGAAGGCACGCAAATTTTATAAATGATAATCTGGAGCATTTTTTAGCTGAAAATCGAGAAAAATTTGATTTGGTTTATTTAGATCCCGCACGAAGAGATGTTCAAAAAAACAAGAAATTCCTTCTCGAAGATTTATCACCGGATATTTTGGAAATTAAGGACAGATTAGCGAAGATATCCGGAAAGATTCTTATTAAACTGTCACCGCTTATTGATATTACTTATTTGATATCTTCGGTGGAGAATATTTCGGAAATTCAGATTATTGCCGTGCGAAATGAAGTAAAGGAACTTCTTATCTTAATTGAACCAGGCAAAAATTTAAATTCACCAAAGATCATCTGTACCAACCTGGAAAGTGATGATCCTACTTTTACTTTCTATTATGATGAAGAGAAATCGACAACTTCCAATTTTTCAGAACCCTCGTCATTTCTATTTATTCCCAATAATTCAATTTTAAAATCAGGAGCTTTCAATACTTTGTCTGAAAAATTTGAACTTCAAAAATTAGCACCGAATACCCATTTATATACGTCGACCAGTAGAAAGGAAAATTTCCCGGGAAGAATTCTAGAAGTTGTAATTACTGATTCTAAACAAATTAAGAAAGGGGAGAAATATAATATCATTTCTAAAAACCATCCATTAACGCCTGATGAAATCAAGAATAAATATAAAATTTTGGATGGTGGAAACCGCTATTTAATATTCACCCAAACGCTGAAAAATAAAATTATTTTAAGATCTCTTTAG
- a CDS encoding electron transfer flavoprotein subunit beta/FixA family protein, giving the protein MKILVCISSVPDTTSKINFTADKTAFDKNGIQWVINPLDEFALTKAIKLQAQGATVTVINVGEATTDPVIRKALAIGANDAIRINTEPKDSFSVAKEIANVAKDGNYDLILCGKESIDYNGGAVPGMVAQLLNQPFVNACVGLEINGTEATAVREIEGGKETISVKLPAIIAGQKGMVDEKDLIIPNMRGIMSARTKPLQVSEPVSSEVRVEAVSYDSVPARAAVKMISPDNLDELVRLLHEEAKVI; this is encoded by the coding sequence ATGAAAATATTAGTTTGTATCAGTAGTGTACCAGATACTACGTCTAAAATTAATTTTACAGCAGATAAGACTGCTTTTGACAAAAATGGAATTCAATGGGTAATCAATCCATTAGATGAATTTGCGCTTACTAAAGCAATTAAATTACAGGCACAAGGTGCTACTGTTACAGTGATAAACGTAGGAGAAGCTACTACTGATCCAGTAATTAGAAAAGCTTTAGCGATCGGTGCAAATGATGCCATCAGAATTAATACAGAGCCCAAAGACAGTTTTTCTGTAGCTAAAGAAATTGCAAATGTTGCCAAAGATGGTAACTATGATTTAATCCTTTGCGGAAAAGAATCTATTGATTATAACGGTGGTGCAGTTCCAGGAATGGTTGCTCAGTTATTAAATCAACCTTTTGTAAATGCTTGTGTCGGTTTAGAAATTAATGGTACGGAAGCCACTGCAGTTCGAGAAATTGAAGGCGGTAAAGAAACCATCTCAGTTAAACTTCCAGCGATCATTGCTGGACAAAAAGGAATGGTGGACGAAAAAGACCTGATTATTCCTAACATGCGCGGCATTATGTCGGCAAGAACAAAACCTTTACAAGTTTCAGAACCTGTAAGCAGTGAAGTGAGAGTAGAAGCAGTTTCTTATGATTCTGTTCCGGCGAGAGCTGCGGTAAAAATGATTTCGCCAGATAATCTTGACGAATTGGTAAGATTACTTCACGAAGAGGCGAAAGTAATTTAA
- a CDS encoding sensor histidine kinase, which yields MAISFQFLFIIVSSVIFLYLRDKSFKYYMLYNIFLLIYLLSRDDIFYNKFENSVAYIIGTSNSEVLLHIINFFIQIVFYHFYSLFALYFLDLEKLKKKYFRSVTKILNILVAAFFIFGIITYLLKNSDLYVTLYTFVYLPVMLTIFFVTVVKASKYSDKHKHFFLFGVSFYVICALTAFAGTFLPSLHLHNPIGFFYVGIVIETIFFSLGLAYKVKLINDEKNRVYKVVTRHKHQQQITKLQGLLEGEENERKRIAEELHDGIAGDLAAIKLNLNHLNSTNQINRNDDVLDDVLETIDKSCQQIREISHNLSPSSITNYGLVGAIQLFCRNVEELYNLKINLTFPEDYLDLSKTTETHIYRIIQELINNVVKHSEAKVADVHITYNNPYVLISVKDDGKGFDTKSPSNGIGLSNIYSRIRFMNGRIKRESDSTGSRFAITINLNQIPEMA from the coding sequence ATGGCAATTTCATTCCAATTCCTATTTATTATTGTAAGTAGTGTTATTTTTCTATATCTACGGGATAAAAGCTTTAAATATTATATGCTGTATAATATCTTTCTGCTTATTTATTTACTAAGTAGAGATGATATTTTTTATAACAAATTTGAAAATTCGGTTGCTTACATTATTGGAACTTCTAACTCGGAAGTTTTATTACATATTATCAATTTCTTCATTCAAATAGTTTTCTATCATTTTTACTCTCTTTTTGCACTCTACTTTTTAGATCTTGAAAAATTAAAAAAGAAGTATTTTCGAAGTGTTACAAAAATTCTAAATATTTTAGTTGCCGCATTTTTTATTTTTGGAATTATTACTTATTTGCTTAAAAATTCCGATTTATATGTGACGCTGTATACTTTTGTTTATTTACCGGTGATGCTTACCATATTTTTTGTGACGGTAGTGAAAGCCAGTAAATACTCCGATAAACACAAGCACTTTTTTCTATTTGGAGTATCCTTCTATGTCATTTGCGCTTTAACAGCGTTTGCGGGAACATTTCTACCTTCTTTACATTTACATAATCCGATTGGCTTTTTTTATGTCGGAATAGTAATTGAAACCATATTTTTCAGTTTGGGACTTGCTTATAAAGTGAAATTAATAAACGATGAAAAAAACAGAGTTTATAAGGTTGTTACGAGACATAAACATCAGCAACAAATCACAAAGCTTCAAGGTTTACTGGAAGGTGAAGAAAATGAAAGAAAGAGAATTGCCGAGGAACTTCATGATGGCATCGCCGGAGATTTAGCCGCCATTAAATTAAATTTAAATCATTTAAACAGTACAAATCAAATAAATAGAAATGATGATGTTTTGGATGATGTCTTAGAGACGATTGATAAATCTTGTCAACAAATTCGGGAAATTTCCCATAATCTTTCTCCTTCTTCAATAACCAATTACGGATTAGTAGGTGCGATCCAGCTTTTTTGTAGAAATGTGGAAGAATTATACAATCTGAAAATAAACCTGACTTTTCCCGAAGATTATTTAGATTTGTCGAAAACTACTGAAACCCATATTTATAGGATTATTCAGGAACTTATTAATAATGTTGTAAAACATTCTGAAGCTAAGGTCGCCGATGTTCACATTACGTACAACAATCCGTACGTTTTAATTTCAGTTAAAGATGATGGGAAGGGCTTCGATACAAAATCGCCGTCAAATGGTATCGGTTTAAGTAATATTTATTCCAGGATTAGATTCATGAATGGCCGAATAAAACGAGAAAGTGATTCCACCGGAAGCCGATTTGCCATCACCATCAATTTAAATCAAATTCCAGAAATGGCCTAA
- a CDS encoding dipeptidase, with the protein MQETLNYIQENKQRYVDELFELLKIASISADPAYKDEVLKCADEVANFLKEAGADAVEVCSTKGYPIVYGEKMVDKALPTVLVYGHYDVQPPDPLDLWKKPPFEPYIEKTEIHPEGAIFARGSADDKGQFFMHIKAFEAMMKTNTLPCNVKFIFEGEEEVGSKSLEDFVKENKEKLSCDVILISDTHIYSNEQPTVTTGLRGLSYVEVEVEGPNRDLHSGLYGGAVPNPIHVLSRMIADLIDENGHIKIDGFYDNVEAVSDEERADMNKLKDDPEHFKKSIGLSGVEGEKGYTTLERTSIRPTLDCNGIWGGYIGEGAKTVIPSKAFAKISMRLVPYQTPDEITEKFTKYFEKIAPANVKVKVTPHHGGMPYVLPSDTKEFAAAKKAMETAFGKEVLPYRSGGSIPITAMFEEVLGSKSVLMGFGLDSDAIHSPNEHYGLYNFYKGIESIPLFFENYAKG; encoded by the coding sequence ATGCAAGAAACATTAAATTACATTCAAGAAAACAAACAGCGCTATGTTGATGAGCTTTTTGAATTGTTGAAAATCGCTTCTATAAGCGCAGATCCAGCCTATAAAGATGAAGTTTTGAAATGTGCTGATGAAGTTGCCAATTTCTTAAAGGAAGCTGGTGCCGATGCTGTCGAAGTTTGTTCAACAAAAGGCTATCCCATAGTCTACGGAGAAAAAATGGTTGATAAAGCGCTTCCAACTGTACTTGTTTACGGTCATTACGATGTGCAGCCACCTGATCCATTAGATCTTTGGAAAAAACCTCCGTTCGAACCTTATATAGAAAAGACTGAAATTCATCCTGAGGGAGCGATTTTTGCGCGTGGGTCGGCAGATGATAAAGGACAGTTTTTCATGCACATAAAAGCATTTGAAGCGATGATGAAAACGAACACTTTGCCTTGTAATGTGAAATTTATTTTTGAGGGCGAAGAAGAAGTAGGTTCTAAAAGTCTAGAGGATTTTGTGAAAGAAAATAAAGAGAAATTATCTTGCGATGTTATTTTAATTTCCGATACGCATATTTATTCCAACGAGCAACCTACGGTAACAACGGGTTTAAGAGGTTTAAGCTATGTAGAAGTTGAAGTAGAAGGACCGAACCGCGATTTACATTCTGGTCTGTACGGTGGTGCAGTTCCTAATCCAATTCACGTTTTGTCTCGAATGATTGCAGATTTAATCGATGAAAATGGACACATTAAAATTGACGGATTTTATGATAATGTAGAAGCAGTTTCTGATGAAGAAAGAGCTGACATGAACAAGTTGAAAGATGATCCGGAACACTTTAAAAAATCAATTGGATTAAGTGGAGTAGAAGGTGAGAAAGGATACACGACTTTAGAACGAACTTCAATTCGTCCGACCTTAGACTGCAATGGGATTTGGGGCGGTTATATCGGCGAAGGTGCAAAAACCGTAATTCCCTCAAAAGCTTTTGCTAAAATTTCAATGCGCCTGGTTCCTTATCAAACACCCGATGAAATCACAGAGAAATTTACCAAATACTTCGAGAAGATCGCGCCGGCAAATGTTAAAGTGAAGGTAACTCCGCATCATGGTGGAATGCCGTACGTTTTGCCGAGCGATACCAAAGAATTTGCAGCCGCTAAAAAAGCGATGGAAACTGCTTTCGGTAAAGAAGTTCTTCCCTACCGAAGTGGTGGAAGTATTCCTATTACCGCCATGTTCGAAGAAGTTTTAGGTTCGAAATCAGTTTTAATGGGCTTTGGATTAGATTCCGACGCAATTCATTCCCCGAACGAACATTACGGACTATATAATTTTTATAAAGGAATTGAAAGTATTCCGTTGTTCTTTGAAAATTATGCGAAAGGATAA
- a CDS encoding methylmalonyl-CoA mutase family protein, whose product MFKKTSLQDWETLVQKQLKTEDIYTILSEDNLENLSVKPYYDSVKSSLANLPKVEESTHLVSSYHESAEENVFAFLLNNNVEDLTEKVIFVNDANLSEHISLDENNRYFSLVDIFSDNEKGKINVQLGKELLSKNFERNLCVDISLHQNAGASMIQQLSIGLAKAKELTEIFGAEIINKIIFKVSLGSNYFFEISKIRALKLLFNQFSKEFGLDETPFIFAETTFRNKSKNDPENNLIRSTLELSAAMIGGADAVFSNDYKMENSDSVSEEISFKQQIVLAYESIINVFNDAGNGSYYVEDLTQQLAEKSWKLFREMEEKGGYCELLKIGTIQTEINEQAMKEQNWVEEGKTKIIGVNLYPKLEKVKSSEEMYAGNEIKAVRLAEMFE is encoded by the coding sequence ATGTTTAAAAAAACATCACTGCAAGATTGGGAAACTCTCGTGCAGAAACAGTTAAAAACAGAAGATATCTACACCATTTTATCTGAAGATAATCTTGAAAACCTTTCTGTAAAACCTTATTATGATTCCGTTAAAAGTTCTTTGGCAAATTTGCCAAAAGTAGAAGAATCCACACATTTGGTTTCATCTTATCATGAAAGCGCAGAGGAAAACGTCTTTGCTTTTTTGCTCAATAATAATGTGGAAGATTTAACCGAAAAAGTGATTTTCGTAAATGATGCAAATTTGTCAGAACACATTTCCTTAGACGAAAACAATCGATATTTTTCTTTGGTAGATATTTTTTCAGACAACGAAAAAGGCAAAATTAATGTGCAACTGGGTAAAGAATTATTGTCTAAAAATTTTGAGAGAAATTTGTGCGTAGATATTTCTTTACATCAAAATGCAGGTGCATCCATGATTCAGCAATTGTCGATCGGTTTGGCAAAAGCTAAAGAACTTACTGAAATTTTCGGCGCTGAAATCATCAATAAAATAATTTTCAAAGTATCGTTAGGTAGCAATTACTTCTTTGAAATTTCCAAAATTAGAGCGCTGAAACTACTTTTCAATCAATTTTCGAAAGAATTTGGTTTAGATGAAACTCCTTTTATTTTTGCAGAAACTACTTTCCGAAATAAATCCAAAAACGATCCTGAAAATAATTTAATACGTTCCACTTTGGAACTTTCTGCAGCAATGATTGGCGGTGCGGACGCTGTTTTTAGCAATGATTATAAAATGGAAAATTCTGATTCGGTTTCAGAGGAGATTTCTTTTAAGCAACAGATTGTTTTGGCGTATGAAAGTATTATCAATGTTTTTAACGATGCCGGAAACGGCAGTTATTACGTAGAAGATTTAACGCAACAACTGGCTGAAAAATCCTGGAAACTATTCCGGGAAATGGAAGAAAAAGGAGGTTATTGCGAACTTTTAAAAATTGGTACCATTCAAACGGAAATTAATGAGCAGGCCATGAAAGAGCAAAATTGGGTGGAAGAAGGCAAAACTAAAATTATTGGTGTAAACCTTTATCCGAAACTTGAAAAGGTAAAATCCTCGGAAGAAATGTACGCGGGAAATGAAATTAAAGCTGTTCGGTTAGCCGAAATGTTTGAATAA
- a CDS encoding SanA/YdcF family protein, whose protein sequence is MILANIWVYAVTNGKTYTKISKIPPRETALVLGTSPKMRSGLSNPYFTSRMNATALLYHHGKIAKIIVSGEKSEGYDEPAAMKNYLVYQEGVPENIITEDPKGFQTQASIKNCLEVYDQKNVIIVSQGFHNLRALFYARNSGMNALGFDAQDVLANNSYYRNQSREFLARVVAVIYYIFNIEKRA, encoded by the coding sequence ATGATTCTTGCCAATATTTGGGTATATGCAGTCACCAATGGAAAAACTTATACCAAAATTTCTAAAATTCCGCCCCGTGAAACGGCTTTGGTTTTGGGAACTTCGCCTAAAATGCGATCGGGACTTTCTAATCCTTATTTTACGTCGAGGATGAATGCGACAGCACTATTATACCATCACGGAAAAATCGCCAAAATAATTGTGAGTGGGGAAAAAAGCGAAGGTTATGACGAACCCGCAGCAATGAAAAATTATTTGGTTTATCAAGAAGGTGTGCCCGAAAATATCATCACCGAAGATCCAAAAGGCTTTCAGACACAGGCAAGTATTAAAAATTGTTTAGAGGTTTACGACCAGAAAAATGTAATCATTGTTTCTCAGGGATTTCACAATTTACGGGCATTGTTTTATGCGCGAAACAGCGGCATGAACGCTCTAGGTTTTGATGCGCAGGATGTTTTGGCAAACAATAGTTATTATCGGAATCAGTCCAGAGAATTTCTGGCGCGTGTAGTTGCGGTTATTTATTATATCTTTAATATCGAAAAAAGAGCCTAA
- a CDS encoding electron transfer flavoprotein subunit alpha/FixB family protein, with protein MAIFVYAENINGIYKKAAFEAVSYAKSIAEKNGDTVTAVSVNPTDSSDLLYKYGADKVINIKDEGLKNFSAKAFSQAMNEVADGNIIVFPHTTDASSVAPMLAVMKDYSLITNALETPESITPFQVKRRAFSGKGIMHAKADAAGVIVTVSQNAFGVKENPVSGSEEVKDLAVANEDTKVLSHEQSSGQLDLKEAEIVVSAGRGMKGPENWGMIEDLANTLGAATACSKPVSDIGWRPHSEHVGQTGKAISPNLYVAVGISGAIQHLAGVNSSKTIVVINSDPEAPFFKSADYGVVGDAFQIVPELNQKIKALKG; from the coding sequence ATGGCAATATTCGTATACGCAGAAAATATAAATGGTATTTACAAAAAGGCAGCATTTGAGGCAGTTTCCTATGCAAAATCAATTGCTGAGAAAAATGGTGATACAGTCACTGCCGTTTCTGTAAATCCTACTGACTCTTCTGATCTTCTATATAAATATGGAGCAGATAAGGTAATCAATATAAAAGATGAAGGATTGAAAAACTTCAGTGCGAAAGCTTTTTCTCAGGCAATGAATGAAGTTGCAGACGGCAATATCATCGTTTTCCCACATACAACCGATGCTTCTTCTGTAGCGCCAATGTTGGCAGTTATGAAAGATTATTCTTTGATCACCAACGCTTTAGAAACACCAGAAAGCATTACGCCATTTCAGGTTAAAAGACGAGCATTCTCTGGGAAAGGAATAATGCACGCAAAAGCTGACGCGGCAGGAGTAATTGTTACTGTTTCTCAAAACGCATTCGGCGTGAAAGAAAACCCAGTTTCCGGTTCTGAAGAAGTGAAAGATTTAGCGGTAGCTAATGAAGATACCAAAGTTTTGTCCCATGAACAGAGTTCAGGTCAGCTGGACTTGAAAGAAGCGGAAATAGTTGTTTCTGCAGGTCGTGGTATGAAAGGTCCAGAAAATTGGGGAATGATTGAAGATCTGGCAAATACTTTAGGAGCAGCAACAGCTTGTTCTAAACCTGTTTCAGATATTGGTTGGAGACCTCACTCCGAACACGTAGGACAAACTGGAAAAGCAATTTCTCCGAATCTTTATGTGGCGGTTGGTATTTCTGGCGCTATTCAACATTTAGCGGGAGTGAATTCTTCTAAAACCATCGTAGTAATCAATAGTGATCCAGAAGCGCCGTTCTTTAAGTCTGCTGATTATGGAGTAGTAGGCGATGCATTCCAGATCGTTCCGGAACTTAATCAGAAAATCAAAGCTTTGAAAGGGTAA
- the udk gene encoding uridine kinase has protein sequence MCKNKIMLVIGIAGGTGSGKTTVVNKILQQLNTEGVNVLSQDNYYHDNQNLTLSEREMLNYDHPKSIDFELLIKHVKALKMGESIEQPLYSFVTHSRTGDHVSVEPKNVLIVEGILVLTNSDLLKEYDLKVFVHADSDERLIRRIRRDTQERGRDLQEVLHRYQTTLKPMHQEFIEPSKNEADLIVPNMKQNTVAIDFLSTVINNTLKKTL, from the coding sequence ATTTGTAAAAATAAAATTATGCTCGTTATTGGAATTGCTGGCGGAACCGGCTCCGGAAAAACCACTGTAGTTAACAAAATTCTACAGCAACTTAACACAGAAGGAGTGAATGTGCTGTCGCAGGATAACTACTATCATGATAATCAGAATCTTACTTTATCGGAGCGTGAAATGTTAAATTACGATCATCCGAAATCGATTGATTTTGAATTGTTGATAAAGCACGTGAAAGCCCTTAAAATGGGTGAAAGTATTGAGCAACCTTTGTATTCCTTTGTCACGCATTCCAGAACTGGAGATCATGTTTCCGTAGAACCAAAAAATGTGTTAATTGTCGAAGGGATTTTGGTCCTGACGAATTCTGATTTATTGAAAGAATATGATTTAAAAGTCTTTGTTCATGCAGATTCCGATGAACGGTTAATTCGCCGTATTCGCCGTGATACACAGGAACGAGGACGAGATTTGCAGGAAGTTTTGCACCGTTATCAAACCACTTTGAAACCGATGCATCAGGAATTTATTGAACCTTCTAAAAACGAGGCCGATTTAATTGTTCCCAATATGAAGCAAAATACGGTGGCGATTGATTTTCTCTCTACTGTCATAAATAATACGTTGAAAAAAACCCTTTAA
- a CDS encoding bifunctional nuclease family protein yields MDYKKLTIRGISYSQTQSGAYALLLEHEESNVKLPVVIGNFEAQAISLGLEKDIHPPRPLTHDLFSKFITSAHFEITSVIIYQIIDGVFFSNINFKNKDSQEELIMDARTSDAVAMAVRFEAPIYTTQQVLSEAGILLELDDVSKQDTPYEEVIEGNLSSLTIEDLHKLLEDAVKDEDFDAALEIQEEIKRRKKKID; encoded by the coding sequence ATGGATTATAAAAAATTAACCATTCGCGGAATTTCCTACAGCCAGACTCAATCTGGTGCTTATGCTTTGCTTTTGGAACATGAAGAAAGCAATGTAAAACTTCCAGTGGTCATTGGTAATTTTGAAGCGCAGGCAATTTCGCTCGGATTAGAAAAAGATATTCATCCGCCGCGACCTCTTACGCATGATTTATTCTCAAAGTTTATAACATCTGCTCATTTTGAAATTACTTCTGTAATCATTTATCAAATTATTGATGGTGTTTTTTTCTCCAACATCAATTTTAAAAATAAGGATTCTCAGGAAGAATTAATTATGGACGCTCGAACTTCTGATGCAGTTGCGATGGCTGTTCGCTTTGAAGCACCGATTTATACAACCCAGCAGGTATTAAGTGAAGCGGGAATTCTCTTGGAATTGGATGATGTTTCGAAACAAGATACACCCTACGAAGAAGTTATTGAAGGAAATTTATCAAGTCTCACGATTGAAGATTTGCATAAATTACTGGAAGATGCAGTAAAAGATGAGGATTTTGATGCAGCATTAGAAATTCAGGAAGAGATCAAGCGCAGAAAAAAGAAAATAGATTAA
- a CDS encoding FtsB family cell division protein, translated as MEDLIKEIKPKSPAVKFLQKYVITKYFVTIFLFLVWMIFFDSTSFLVVNELNGEINKYEDQLAYYQSEYQKNDDFYKKLMNNKEEKEKYARENYFMKKPNEEIFILVVDSTKAVKKE; from the coding sequence ATGGAAGATCTGATCAAAGAAATAAAGCCAAAATCTCCCGCGGTAAAGTTTTTGCAAAAATATGTGATCACAAAATATTTTGTGACCATTTTCCTTTTTTTGGTTTGGATGATTTTCTTTGATAGTACGTCTTTTTTGGTTGTTAATGAATTGAATGGCGAGATCAATAAATACGAAGATCAATTGGCATATTACCAGTCAGAATACCAGAAAAACGACGATTTTTATAAAAAGTTGATGAACAATAAGGAAGAAAAAGAAAAGTACGCTCGGGAAAATTATTTCATGAAAAAACCAAATGAGGAAATTTTTATCCTTGTGGTTGACAGTACCAAAGCTGTTAAAAAGGAATAA
- a CDS encoding SDR family oxidoreductase encodes MENKVAYITGGTKGIGLGIAQVLYDQGITVAISGRNKEDALSVAKKLSTDTAPVFGLSSDVQSYEDEKNAVEEITKKFGKIDYVIANAGVGIFKPVDELSLEDWSAMIDTNLNGIFHTLKASVEELKKSEGYFITISSLAGTNFFEKGAGYNASKFGAVGFTQAAMIDLRKYNIKVSTIMPGSVATHFNGHTPSEADSWKIQPEDIGQLVLDILKMNPRTLPSKIEIRPSKPNS; translated from the coding sequence ATGGAAAATAAAGTCGCTTACATCACCGGCGGAACAAAAGGAATAGGCCTTGGCATCGCACAGGTTTTATATGATCAGGGAATAACAGTTGCCATTTCAGGACGAAACAAAGAAGATGCTTTATCAGTAGCCAAAAAATTATCAACGGATACCGCACCAGTTTTCGGTTTGTCATCTGATGTTCAAAGTTACGAGGATGAAAAAAACGCAGTTGAAGAAATTACCAAAAAATTCGGTAAAATAGATTACGTGATAGCAAATGCCGGCGTTGGAATCTTTAAACCTGTAGATGAACTCTCCCTAGAAGATTGGTCCGCAATGATTGATACCAATTTGAATGGTATTTTTCACACCCTGAAAGCTTCTGTTGAAGAATTAAAGAAATCAGAAGGTTATTTTATCACCATTTCGAGTCTTGCCGGTACAAACTTTTTCGAAAAAGGAGCCGGTTATAACGCATCGAAATTTGGTGCAGTTGGTTTTACACAAGCAGCCATGATTGATCTTCGAAAATATAATATTAAAGTTTCTACGATAATGCCAGGCTCTGTTGCAACACATTTTAACGGACATACGCCCTCTGAAGCAGACAGCTGGAAAATTCAGCCGGAAGATATTGGCCAACTTGTTTTGGATATTCTAAAAATGAATCCACGAACATTACCGAGTAAAATAGAAATTAGACCTTCTAAACCAAATAGTTAA